A part of Flavobacteriaceae bacterium GSB9 genomic DNA contains:
- a CDS encoding family 43 glycosylhydrolase, translated as MNKKKLPKALLFSCTLVMALALTNCKNTEDNKAQAETKTEEPTFSNPILGGDYPDPSIVRVSKDYYMTHSSFNYYPGLLVWHSTDLINWKRVSHGLTKYVGSVWAPDLVYVNNKYYIYFPAGGTNWVVYADSPEGPWSEPVDLNLSGYIDPGHVVDDEGNRYLYLSHGYVVKLTDDGLSTAEEPVKNYEGWQFPKEWSTECFCLESPKSTVKDGYYYLTTAEGGTAGPATAHMVVSARSKSPYGPFENSPYNPIVHTEDRSERWWNQGHGTLVDDVNGNWWIMYHGYEKYYQTLGRQTLMLPVEWTENGWFKVPDGVKAFNDITSPNLPVSERAHGLSDNFDDEKLSLQWQFYKDYNPERIDFEDDALVLKAEGKSFVDSSPILVNSGDRRYEVQVEYTFEGDVEVGLCLYYNETANMHISVQEDRFSVYNRQRRKISDKNNLGNHGYLRILNDENEVSFYFSEDAQNWTRVERSIEASGFNHNVFGEFLSLRAGLFAFGDGSVKFDNFKYQTLD; from the coding sequence ATGAATAAAAAAAAATTACCAAAAGCCTTACTTTTTAGTTGCACACTGGTGATGGCTTTAGCATTAACTAATTGCAAAAATACTGAGGATAATAAGGCACAAGCAGAAACCAAAACAGAAGAACCGACATTTTCAAATCCTATTTTAGGGGGCGATTATCCAGACCCTTCCATCGTTCGGGTTAGCAAAGACTATTACATGACGCATTCGTCATTTAATTACTATCCCGGGTTGTTGGTTTGGCACTCAACCGATTTAATTAACTGGAAACGCGTTTCGCATGGGTTAACCAAATATGTAGGTTCAGTTTGGGCACCCGATTTGGTTTATGTAAATAACAAATATTATATCTATTTTCCAGCTGGTGGAACCAATTGGGTCGTTTATGCCGATTCGCCGGAAGGTCCCTGGAGCGAACCCGTCGATTTGAATTTAAGCGGGTATATAGACCCCGGTCATGTTGTTGACGATGAAGGCAATCGCTATTTATACCTCTCGCATGGCTATGTGGTAAAACTGACCGATGATGGCTTGTCAACTGCTGAAGAACCCGTTAAAAACTACGAGGGTTGGCAATTTCCAAAAGAATGGAGTACCGAATGTTTTTGTTTGGAGTCACCAAAATCTACCGTTAAGGACGGCTATTATTATTTAACCACGGCCGAAGGCGGTACGGCAGGCCCGGCAACGGCGCACATGGTGGTTTCAGCGAGATCGAAATCCCCTTATGGACCTTTTGAAAATTCACCGTACAACCCTATTGTCCACACCGAAGATAGAAGTGAACGTTGGTGGAATCAAGGGCACGGCACATTGGTTGACGACGTAAATGGTAATTGGTGGATTATGTACCACGGCTATGAAAAATACTATCAAACATTAGGACGACAAACACTGATGCTGCCTGTAGAATGGACTGAAAATGGTTGGTTTAAAGTGCCCGATGGCGTAAAAGCTTTTAACGATATTACTTCTCCAAATCTGCCTGTTTCAGAGCGTGCCCATGGTTTAAGTGATAATTTTGACGACGAAAAGTTGAGCCTTCAATGGCAATTTTATAAAGATTACAATCCCGAACGTATCGATTTTGAAGACGATGCATTAGTATTAAAAGCCGAAGGAAAATCGTTTGTTGATAGTTCGCCCATTTTGGTAAATAGTGGAGATAGAAGATACGAAGTTCAGGTAGAATATACGTTTGAAGGTGATGTGGAAGTGGGGCTGTGTCTGTATTATAACGAAACGGCCAACATGCACATTTCTGTTCAAGAAGACCGCTTCAGCGTTTATAACCGCCAACGAAGAAAGATCAGTGACAAGAACAATTTGGGCAATCATGGTTATTTAAGAATTTTAAACGACGAAAACGAAGTGAGTTTTTATTTTAGCGAAGATGCCCAAAACTGGACTCGTGTAGAACGTAGTATTGAGGCTAGTGGCTTTAACCACAACGTTTTTGGCGAATTTTTAAGTTTGCGAGCCGGATTGTTTGCTTTTGGCGATGGTAGTGTTAAATTTGACAACTTTAAATATCAAACACTCGATTAA
- a CDS encoding zinc-binding alcohol dehydrogenase family protein produces the protein MKYIVCEKPGEFILKEKEAPKRKKGEALLKIKKVGICGTDLHAYGGNQAFFTYPRILGHELASEVLEIDDNENGIKAGDKVVVMPYVSCGTCIACTNGKTNCCTNIKVLGVHADGGMQEQITVPDNILLPANNLSDNEMAIVEPLAIGAHAIRRANIQNGETVAVVGCGPIGIGIMKLAQIAGAKVIAIDMNEQRLAYAKDKIGVDYVVKAGDYAIEDILKITNGDLCTAVFDASGNKFALEACPSYMSHGGRFILVGLSKGDLTYNHPAVHAKEMTLMCSRNATTEDFEHVISVLNQFPTDSFITHAVDFTEMIQHFDSWLKPETGVIKATVSFS, from the coding sequence ATGAAATACATAGTTTGTGAGAAACCAGGAGAATTTATCCTCAAGGAAAAAGAAGCTCCAAAACGAAAAAAGGGAGAAGCTCTCTTAAAAATAAAAAAAGTAGGGATTTGTGGTACCGATTTGCATGCCTATGGTGGTAATCAGGCCTTTTTTACCTACCCGCGAATTTTAGGCCATGAGTTGGCTTCCGAAGTTTTAGAAATAGATGATAACGAAAATGGTATTAAAGCAGGCGATAAGGTTGTGGTGATGCCTTACGTAAGTTGCGGAACATGTATAGCGTGCACAAACGGAAAAACCAATTGCTGTACCAATATTAAAGTTTTAGGGGTTCATGCCGATGGCGGTATGCAGGAGCAAATTACCGTACCAGATAATATCTTGTTGCCAGCAAACAATCTTTCAGATAACGAAATGGCCATAGTAGAACCTTTGGCTATTGGTGCCCATGCCATTAGGAGAGCTAATATCCAAAATGGAGAAACTGTAGCCGTGGTAGGCTGTGGACCAATCGGAATCGGCATCATGAAATTAGCACAAATAGCCGGAGCCAAAGTTATTGCTATCGATATGAACGAGCAACGCTTAGCTTACGCGAAAGACAAAATAGGTGTTGATTATGTAGTTAAGGCTGGAGATTATGCTATTGAAGATATTTTAAAAATCACAAACGGCGATTTATGTACTGCGGTTTTTGATGCTTCTGGAAATAAATTTGCTTTAGAGGCTTGCCCAAGTTATATGTCGCACGGCGGACGTTTTATTTTGGTGGGACTGTCAAAAGGCGATTTAACCTATAACCACCCTGCAGTCCATGCAAAGGAAATGACTTTAATGTGCAGCAGAAATGCCACTACCGAAGATTTCGAGCATGTTATTAGTGTGCTTAATCAGTTTCCAACGGATTCGTTCATTACGCATGCGGTTGATTTTACTGAAATGATTCAGCATTTCGATAGTTGGTTAAAGCCCGAAACAGGTGTGATAAAAGCAACGGTGAGTTTTAGTTAA
- a CDS encoding amidohydrolase family protein gives MIIDSHQHFWHYEPLKHSWIDEEMAVIRKDFLPSDLKKVYHENGVEGCVAVQADQTLKETDFLLGLASKNDFIKGVVGWVDFRADNIEDMLQKYSGSQKLKGFRHVVQGEPDHNFLLRPSFLNGIKALEKHNFTYDILVFPHQLGAVLEFVKRFPNLKFVIDHIAKPYIKDGFFDGWAIMMQEIAKQSNVYCKVSGMITEADYKSWTEAQMKPYLDLVFSAFGTERIMFGSDWPVCLVAGNYSEVKTIITNFINGLSKTEQKAVMGKNAIQFYNL, from the coding sequence ATGATTATAGATTCACACCAACATTTCTGGCACTACGAACCTTTAAAGCACAGTTGGATTGATGAAGAAATGGCTGTTATTCGAAAGGATTTTTTGCCTTCCGATTTAAAAAAAGTTTACCATGAAAATGGTGTTGAAGGTTGTGTGGCCGTACAGGCCGACCAAACTTTGAAAGAAACCGATTTTTTATTGGGTTTGGCGTCAAAAAATGATTTTATTAAAGGCGTTGTAGGTTGGGTAGATTTTCGTGCCGATAATATTGAGGATATGCTTCAAAAATATAGTGGTTCTCAAAAGTTAAAAGGGTTCAGGCATGTGGTGCAGGGCGAACCTGATCACAATTTTTTGTTACGCCCTAGTTTTTTAAACGGCATTAAGGCTTTGGAAAAACACAATTTTACCTACGATATTTTGGTGTTTCCTCATCAATTGGGGGCGGTTTTAGAATTTGTAAAGCGATTTCCGAACCTTAAATTTGTAATCGATCATATCGCCAAACCTTATATAAAAGATGGGTTTTTTGATGGATGGGCAATAATGATGCAAGAAATTGCAAAACAAAGCAATGTATATTGCAAAGTTTCGGGAATGATTACCGAAGCCGATTACAAATCGTGGACAGAAGCACAAATGAAGCCTTATTTAGACTTGGTTTTTAGTGCTTTTGGAACGGAACGAATTATGTTTGGTTCCGATTGGCCTGTTTGTTTGGTGGCAGGGAATTATTCCGAAGTAAAGACTATTATCACTAATTTTATCAATGGCCTTTCAAAAACAGAGCAAAAGGCAGTAATGGGCAAAAATGCCATTCAATTTTACAATTTATAA
- a CDS encoding SDR family oxidoreductase: protein MDLGLKNKVVVVTGAAGIKGSIGETIVQHLANEGATPVIVCRNDRGYGYEKELQERGIDSIFIKTDLSDYKQIEKAAKKIEEKYGRVDALINNVGVNDGAGLDSSMDDFMYSIKLNLVSYFAMTKYCLPMIKKVKGNILNIGSKVSITGQGGTSGYAASKGGVYGLTREWAVDLIKEGIRCNAIVIAESWTPAYDNWIKTLENGEEKLKSIVKKIPLGNRMTTPAEIADQCLFTISDKASHTTGQFITVDGGYVHLDRSLLTE, encoded by the coding sequence ATGGACTTAGGATTAAAAAATAAAGTAGTTGTTGTAACTGGTGCGGCTGGTATAAAAGGTAGTATTGGCGAAACTATCGTTCAGCATTTGGCGAATGAAGGTGCTACGCCTGTAATTGTATGCCGAAATGACCGTGGCTATGGTTATGAAAAGGAACTTCAAGAGCGCGGCATTGATTCCATATTCATAAAAACTGATTTATCCGATTACAAGCAGATAGAAAAAGCGGCAAAGAAAATCGAGGAAAAATATGGTAGGGTAGATGCGCTCATTAATAATGTAGGCGTAAACGACGGTGCTGGTTTAGATAGTTCGATGGACGATTTTATGTATTCCATTAAGCTTAATTTGGTTAGCTATTTTGCGATGACCAAATATTGCTTACCCATGATAAAAAAGGTTAAAGGAAATATTTTAAATATAGGATCTAAAGTAAGTATTACAGGTCAAGGCGGTACGTCTGGCTATGCTGCTTCAAAGGGCGGTGTTTACGGCTTAACGCGCGAATGGGCGGTAGATTTAATCAAAGAAGGTATTCGTTGCAATGCTATTGTCATAGCAGAAAGTTGGACACCGGCTTATGACAATTGGATAAAAACACTTGAAAACGGCGAAGAGAAGTTGAAATCTATCGTTAAAAAAATTCCGTTAGGAAATAGAATGACTACACCCGCCGAAATTGCAGACCAATGTTTGTTTACCATTTCAGATAAAGCGTCGCATACCACTGGGCAGTTTATCACGGTTGACGGCGGCTACGTGCATTTAGATAGGTCTCTTTTAACCGAATAA
- the fucP gene encoding L-fucose:H+ symporter permease — MNKTKAPVVAKSVLVPFILITSLFALWGFANDITNPMVSAFKKVLELDNFQASLVQMAFYGGYFTMALPAAIFVNRYSYKKGILLGLALYAVGAILFYPAAAFEAFGFFLAALYILTFGLAFLETTANPYILSMGDESTATQRLNLAQAFNPIGALGGLIVAQKFILGSLQSDDLNPDGTSVYETLDEAAKTVVRTSDLQVIRNPYVILGLVVIGFFVLIAVMKMPQNKEQESRVHIGNSIGRLFKSPKFVWGVIAQAFYVGAQIMCWTYLYQYAESIGIDNQSAVTYGISALVIFLLGRWVGTALLKYVNSGQLLFYFSIGALFCTAITMFVTGMVGLYALVGISFFMSIMFPTIYGIALEGQGEDAKFGAAFLVMAIVGGALMPTLQGLILDLGGTGYTDTLILGVPEVNFSFILPAFCFVVIAYYGIGVYRNKFK; from the coding sequence ATGAACAAAACCAAAGCACCGGTTGTAGCTAAATCGGTTTTAGTACCGTTTATTTTAATCACCTCACTTTTTGCTCTTTGGGGCTTCGCTAATGACATAACAAACCCGATGGTGTCGGCATTTAAAAAAGTGTTGGAACTCGATAACTTTCAAGCATCCTTAGTACAAATGGCATTTTACGGGGGCTATTTTACCATGGCTTTGCCAGCAGCCATTTTTGTGAATCGCTATTCGTATAAAAAAGGTATTTTATTAGGTTTAGCGCTTTATGCGGTTGGAGCAATACTCTTTTATCCCGCCGCTGCTTTTGAGGCCTTTGGTTTTTTCTTGGCGGCACTTTACATTTTAACGTTTGGCTTGGCTTTTTTGGAAACCACGGCCAATCCGTATATCCTTTCCATGGGAGACGAAAGTACCGCAACTCAGCGTCTTAACTTGGCGCAGGCATTTAACCCTATTGGAGCCTTGGGAGGATTAATTGTAGCGCAAAAATTTATTTTAGGGTCGTTGCAATCCGACGACTTGAATCCAGACGGCACTTCAGTTTATGAAACTTTAGATGAAGCCGCCAAGACCGTTGTTCGTACCTCAGATTTGCAAGTAATCCGTAATCCGTATGTTATTTTAGGTTTAGTGGTTATTGGCTTTTTTGTGCTTATAGCCGTCATGAAAATGCCACAAAATAAAGAACAGGAAAGTCGGGTACATATTGGAAATTCTATAGGAAGATTGTTCAAATCACCAAAATTTGTTTGGGGCGTCATTGCTCAAGCGTTTTATGTGGGGGCTCAAATTATGTGTTGGACGTATTTATATCAATATGCAGAGTCTATAGGTATAGATAACCAATCTGCTGTAACTTATGGCATTAGTGCATTAGTTATTTTTCTACTCGGGCGTTGGGTAGGTACAGCGCTCCTAAAATATGTTAATAGCGGTCAATTATTATTCTATTTTTCTATTGGAGCTTTGTTTTGCACGGCAATAACAATGTTTGTAACGGGTATGGTTGGCCTTTATGCTTTGGTAGGAATTTCATTTTTCATGTCGATTATGTTCCCAACTATTTATGGAATTGCTTTAGAGGGGCAAGGCGAAGACGCTAAATTTGGAGCTGCCTTCTTGGTCATGGCAATTGTTGGTGGTGCTTTAATGCCAACTTTGCAAGGCTTGATTTTGGATTTGGGCGGGACAGGTTATACCGATACGCTTATTTTAGGAGTGCCTGAAGTGAATTTTTCATTTATACTTCCAGCCTTTTGTTTCGTGGTTATTGCCTATTATGGTATTGGCGTTTATAGAAATAAATTTAAATAA
- a CDS encoding L-rhamnose mutarotase gives MKTKRHCFACDLKDDSKLIEAYKKHHAKGNTWPEINQSIRDSGIVDMEIYLTGNRMFMIMEVDDTFSAEQKAKMDAENPKVQEWENLMWDYQQALPWAKDGEKWIPLERIFKL, from the coding sequence ATGAAAACCAAACGGCACTGTTTCGCTTGCGATTTAAAAGACGACTCTAAACTTATCGAAGCCTACAAAAAGCATCATGCAAAAGGCAACACATGGCCAGAAATCAACCAAAGCATTAGGGATTCGGGTATTGTAGATATGGAGATTTACCTAACGGGAAATCGTATGTTTATGATTATGGAAGTTGATGATACTTTTAGTGCTGAACAAAAAGCCAAAATGGACGCCGAAAACCCAAAGGTACAAGAATGGGAAAACTTGATGTGGGACTACCAACAGGCATTGCCATGGGCTAAAGATGGCGAAAAGTGGATTCCTTTAGAGCGTATTTTTAAGCTTTAA
- a CDS encoding lactate utilization protein — MGSRAQILAKVKANKPESLNLPNIDTSIFDEDLNLVEEFTKKVEVVGGNVYHATSGADVVLQINKMLPNTKVNFSTLEGTSDFNTIDLNGIENPSELEDLDVLILESPMAVAENGAVWVQDQDLPIRVLPFITKHLVLVLSKENIQPYMHQAYEKLTNNQTDFGVFISGPSKTADIEQSLVIGAHGALSLTVFLTE; from the coding sequence ATGGGAAGCAGAGCACAAATACTAGCCAAAGTAAAAGCCAACAAACCAGAAAGCCTCAATTTACCAAATATTGATACGTCGATATTTGACGAAGACTTAAACCTTGTAGAGGAGTTCACCAAAAAAGTAGAAGTTGTTGGTGGAAATGTTTATCATGCCACATCTGGCGCAGATGTTGTATTACAAATAAACAAGATGCTGCCCAATACCAAAGTTAATTTTTCGACTTTGGAAGGTACATCGGATTTTAACACTATCGATTTAAACGGCATAGAGAACCCTAGTGAATTAGAAGATCTTGATGTTTTAATTTTAGAAAGCCCTATGGCTGTTGCCGAAAATGGAGCCGTTTGGGTGCAAGACCAAGACTTGCCTATTCGTGTTTTACCTTTTATTACAAAACATCTTGTTTTAGTGCTTTCAAAAGAAAATATTCAGCCTTATATGCATCAAGCATATGAGAAACTTACCAATAATCAAACCGATTTTGGTGTGTTTATTTCGGGGCCTTCAAAAACTGCTGATATTGAACAATCGCTGGTTATTGGAGCACACGGCGCATTGAGTTTGACCGTGTTTTTGACCGAGTAA
- a CDS encoding lactate utilization protein has product MSHAKLASIFNKDEKKVDWHDKALWFVRHKRDKTVHHVKGWEDLRDLGHGIKAHMLSNLDTYLEDFEANAKKNGVEVHWAADAQEHNQIVHKILKDNNAKKVVKSKSMLTEECHLNPFLEADDIEVVDTDLGERIVQLAKEPPSHIVLPAIHKNKHEVDELFQEHLGTKPCDGDPQYLTGEARKHLRQKFIEADAAITGVNFAIAETGGFVVCTNEGNADMGVHLAPVHIACMGVEKIIPKQEHLGVFLRLLARSATGQPVTTYSSHFKKPREGKKMHIVIVDNGRSEQLSRPDFRASLHCIRCGACMNTCPIYRRSGGHSYDATIPGPIGSILSPGKDLTKHSTLPFASTLCGSCSDVCPVKIDIHAQLYKWRQIITKNTPQPFVKKKSMQIMGSIFAKPKKFEKVGKIARWSLRNLPKSVINSKPNTWGKTRDLPTGPKQSFDDWYNERQQNKKND; this is encoded by the coding sequence ATGAGTCACGCGAAATTAGCAAGCATATTTAACAAGGACGAAAAAAAAGTTGACTGGCACGATAAAGCCTTATGGTTTGTGCGCCACAAACGTGATAAAACCGTTCACCATGTAAAAGGCTGGGAAGACCTTAGGGATTTAGGACACGGCATCAAAGCACATATGCTCTCCAACCTCGACACCTATTTGGAAGACTTTGAAGCTAATGCCAAAAAGAACGGCGTTGAAGTACATTGGGCTGCTGATGCGCAGGAGCATAACCAAATTGTTCATAAAATACTCAAAGATAATAATGCCAAAAAGGTGGTTAAAAGTAAATCGATGCTTACTGAAGAGTGCCATTTAAATCCTTTTTTGGAGGCCGATGATATCGAGGTCGTCGATACCGATTTAGGCGAACGTATTGTGCAATTAGCCAAAGAGCCTCCCAGTCACATTGTATTACCCGCCATTCATAAAAATAAACACGAAGTAGACGAACTCTTTCAAGAGCATTTAGGCACAAAACCTTGCGACGGTGACCCACAATATTTAACTGGTGAAGCCAGAAAACATTTGAGACAAAAGTTTATTGAGGCAGATGCCGCCATTACAGGCGTTAATTTTGCTATTGCTGAAACTGGTGGATTTGTGGTTTGTACCAACGAAGGAAACGCCGATATGGGGGTGCATTTAGCACCCGTTCATATTGCTTGTATGGGTGTGGAAAAAATCATCCCTAAACAAGAGCATTTGGGTGTGTTTTTAAGGCTGTTGGCACGATCGGCTACCGGACAACCGGTAACAACCTATTCATCGCACTTTAAAAAGCCACGTGAAGGCAAAAAAATGCATATTGTTATTGTAGACAACGGTCGATCAGAACAATTAAGCCGACCTGATTTTAGGGCTTCATTACATTGTATTCGTTGTGGAGCTTGTATGAACACCTGCCCTATTTACAGACGAAGCGGAGGCCATAGTTACGATGCCACAATTCCAGGACCTATTGGTTCTATTCTGTCGCCTGGTAAAGATTTAACCAAACATAGCACACTACCCTTTGCATCTACCCTTTGCGGTTCTTGCAGTGATGTATGTCCAGTTAAAATTGATATTCATGCTCAATTATATAAATGGCGTCAAATTATTACAAAAAACACACCACAGCCTTTTGTAAAAAAGAAATCGATGCAAATTATGGGCAGTATATTTGCCAAACCTAAAAAGTTTGAAAAAGTGGGCAAAATAGCACGGTGGTCTTTAAGGAATTTACCTAAATCGGTCATTAATTCTAAACCCAATACTTGGGGCAAAACACGTGATTTGCCAACAGGACCAAAACAGAGTTTTGACGATTGGTATAACGAAAGACAGCAAAACAAAAAAAACGATTAA
- a CDS encoding (Fe-S)-binding protein: MKVGLFIPCYINQLYPQVGKATLELLEKLNVEVVYPSGQTCCGQPMANSGYESESIGACNHFVNNFKEFDYIVTPSGSCAYHVKKHYDIIPQTDDVTKVRNNVYELCDFILNVLKIKDLGASFPHKVGVHKSCHGLRGLRLGSCSERVTPEYSYIEELLKEVRGVELMPVKRGDECCGFGGTFAVTEEAISVKMGKDKIKDHLESGVEVITATDTSCLMHLEGLVTRNKQPLKILHIAEILNSNI; encoded by the coding sequence ATGAAAGTAGGCTTATTCATTCCGTGTTATATTAACCAATTGTATCCGCAAGTGGGCAAAGCAACGCTTGAACTCTTGGAAAAGCTGAACGTAGAAGTGGTTTATCCGTCTGGGCAAACTTGCTGTGGCCAACCCATGGCAAATTCTGGATACGAATCAGAATCTATTGGAGCTTGTAACCATTTTGTAAATAACTTTAAGGAATTCGATTATATTGTAACACCTTCAGGAAGTTGTGCCTACCACGTAAAAAAGCACTATGACATTATCCCCCAGACAGATGATGTGACTAAAGTTAGAAACAACGTTTACGAACTTTGTGATTTCATTTTAAATGTTTTAAAAATTAAAGATTTAGGTGCTTCATTTCCGCATAAAGTTGGGGTACACAAAAGTTGCCATGGTTTACGTGGGCTTCGTTTGGGGTCCTGTTCAGAACGCGTTACACCTGAATACTCCTACATTGAAGAACTTTTAAAAGAAGTTAGAGGAGTTGAGCTTATGCCTGTAAAACGAGGCGATGAATGCTGTGGCTTTGGGGGCACCTTTGCTGTTACCGAAGAAGCCATTTCTGTGAAAATGGGCAAAGACAAAATAAAAGACCATTTGGAAAGTGGTGTTGAAGTGATAACAGCCACAGACACTTCCTGTTTAATGCATTTGGAAGGTTTGGTTACCCGAAATAAACAGCCTTTAAAAATTCTGCATATTGCTGAAATTTTAAACAGTAATATTTAA
- a CDS encoding fumarylacetoacetate hydrolase family protein codes for MKLIRFGAVGEEKPGVQLANGTRIDVSAFGSDYNEEFFGNNGIEKLKTWLDSNQDSCPEIDDSVRLGAPLTRPSKIVCIGLNYAQHAAEAGMEVPKEPVLFFKSTSAMVGPNDDIMLPKGSTKTDWEVELSIVIGKKASYVEEDDVFDHIAGYVLHNDVSERAFQIERSGQWCKGKGCDTFAPVGPFIATTDEIEDPNNLNLWLKLNGEVMQNSSTSDFIFNVQQSISHISQFMTLLPGDIISTGTPFGVGLGLNPPVYLKAGDVVELGIEGLGTSKQKVVPFKK; via the coding sequence ATGAAATTAATACGATTTGGTGCTGTAGGTGAAGAAAAACCAGGAGTACAATTAGCAAATGGTACACGAATTGACGTATCTGCTTTTGGTTCAGATTATAACGAAGAGTTCTTTGGAAATAACGGCATTGAAAAACTAAAAACTTGGTTAGATAGCAATCAAGATAGCTGTCCGGAAATTGACGATAGTGTTCGCTTGGGAGCACCTTTAACACGTCCTTCAAAAATTGTTTGTATTGGTTTGAACTATGCACAGCATGCTGCTGAAGCTGGGATGGAAGTTCCAAAAGAGCCAGTGTTATTCTTTAAATCGACCTCTGCTATGGTTGGGCCAAATGACGATATTATGTTGCCAAAAGGTAGTACAAAAACCGATTGGGAAGTAGAACTTTCAATCGTTATTGGAAAAAAAGCATCTTATGTTGAAGAAGACGATGTTTTTGACCATATTGCGGGTTACGTATTGCACAACGATGTAAGTGAACGTGCTTTTCAAATTGAACGTTCTGGTCAATGGTGTAAAGGAAAAGGTTGCGATACGTTCGCTCCTGTAGGGCCTTTTATTGCCACAACTGATGAAATTGAAGATCCCAATAACCTTAATTTATGGTTAAAATTGAACGGTGAGGTGATGCAAAATAGCTCAACTTCCGATTTTATTTTTAACGTGCAACAATCCATAAGCCATATCAGTCAATTTATGACACTTCTTCCTGGTGATATCATTTCAACCGGTACCCCTTTTGGTGTTGGTTTAGGCTTAAACCCTCCTGTATACTTAAAGGCTGGTGATGTTGTAGAACTAGGCATTGAAGGCTTAGGAACATCAAAACAAAAGGTTGTACCTTTTAAGAAATAA
- a CDS encoding glucose 1-dehydrogenase: MTKFSLKNKVALVTGGGSGIGEAISLTFAQQNAKVHILDFNLEAAQGVVAKIKSEGGQAEAHKCDVANQKNVFDIVNKISESETIDILINNAGIAHVGNIEAVEEADLDRLYNVNIKGVYNCIKAVIPFMKEQQNGVILNLASIASTVGINDRFAYSMTKGAVLTMTYSIAKDYINDGIRCNCIAPGRVHTPFVDGFIKKNYPGKEEEMFEKLSKTQPIGRMGSTQEMADLVLFLCSDEAGFITGSNYAIDGGFVTLNGN; this comes from the coding sequence ATGACAAAATTCAGTTTAAAAAACAAAGTAGCATTAGTGACTGGTGGCGGTAGTGGCATTGGTGAGGCCATTTCGCTAACCTTCGCTCAACAAAATGCTAAAGTTCATATTCTTGATTTCAACCTAGAGGCCGCTCAAGGTGTTGTTGCTAAAATAAAGAGTGAGGGCGGACAAGCCGAAGCCCATAAATGCGATGTTGCCAACCAAAAGAATGTTTTCGATATTGTCAATAAAATTTCAGAAAGCGAAACCATCGACATTCTTATAAACAATGCCGGAATTGCCCACGTTGGAAATATTGAAGCTGTTGAAGAAGCCGATTTAGATCGCCTGTATAATGTGAACATAAAAGGCGTTTACAACTGCATAAAAGCGGTTATTCCGTTTATGAAAGAACAGCAAAACGGTGTTATTTTAAATTTAGCCTCAATTGCATCAACCGTTGGCATCAACGACCGCTTTGCATATTCAATGACCAAAGGCGCCGTGCTTACCATGACTTACTCTATTGCAAAAGACTACATTAACGACGGCATTCGTTGCAACTGTATTGCTCCTGGTCGCGTTCACACTCCATTTGTAGATGGTTTTATTAAGAAAAACTATCCTGGAAAAGAGGAGGAAATGTTTGAAAAACTTTCAAAAACGCAGCCTATTGGCCGTATGGGAAGCACACAAGAAATGGCCGATTTAGTACTCTTTTTATGCTCTGATGAAGCTGGATTTATAACGGGTTCAAATTATGCTATAGACGGCGGATTTGTTACTTTAAATGGAAATTAA